The sequence below is a genomic window from Hippocampus zosterae strain Florida chromosome 7, ASM2543408v3, whole genome shotgun sequence.
GAACCCAAGCAGTGCTCACCATGTctctctgtttttttcttttgcttctctTTCATATTTTTCCAAAGTTCGTTTTTCCACCATTCCAGTTAAATACctaagagacacacacacacacacaaatatcaacTCGGAATTATCTTACATAATGTGTAATTAAATATCCTGTTGGCTACTACTGCAGGACAGACactcagagagagaaaaacattcAACTCCATGCTGGAATGGATAGCGTGCAGCAAGTGCGAACTGCAGTTTTGCTTTTGTACACAGGTCAAATGTGGAAGATAATTTCGCAATGTTTACTCACATGATTTGCCCACCAATAGTTGATTTTCCAGCATCTgaagatcaaataaaaatgatggttatCATATTAAACTGTGGTTTTGCAGTCATCATACACCAATGACGATGCCGCGAAGGTTACGCACCCACGTGACCAATGAAGACAACATTCACATGTTCTTTCTTGGGCGCATCTGGCGTTAAAGGCGCCACTTTAGGCATAGggatctcctcctcttcctcttccatgATCATCTCATCCTCCTGGCTGTCAGCGTAGGGCGGACAATCCCCCGTCGCGGCCGGGTCCTCCtgtccgccgccgcccccgcctccGCCCGGCTCGTCGTTCAACTCCCACGTCTCGTCGTCGGCTGCCATGTCTGCCTCTGAGCTGCCGTTCTCAACTGGAGCTGTGAACAAACAAGTCACTGGCTGATTCTGGGACCAACTTTTCTCAAAACTGTTACGTTCTAGTTTTGGTTTGAAATGGAACTCTTCTGACAAACATTGTATGTGAACCATTTGCCTTGGTTCAATAAAGGGTGGGTCTAGTTAATGTAAATCCTCGATGGGCATGAGAATGTCCCCATACTTTGCCCACCTGTGATATAACCAACTGATGTTTAATCTGCTGGGTACAAATTGTCAAAAGTGAAAATCCAAAGTGAGAAACTTGGTCGTGCACCTTAAGCCAATGAAAAGTCTATGTCGGGAAGTGGAGCAGTGAGGTTGCATCATAACATTCACACAAGGCAATGTCTTGTGGTTGCCCAATGCCAGCAATCCAAATAAGGCTCACTATGTGAAACTTGAACAGAGCCCCCTGGCACTCCTGATGAGTTTGACGTTTCAAACATGACTGCGAGAAAATGGGCGCACCCCGGTACTTGACCCGCACACCTCCTGCGTTCACATCACGCGGTTTTGTAACCTGACGACAATCATATTTAGTCGTTATAGTTCATTCATTGTGCCTGCATCGCGACTGTCTGTGCCACCTCTCCATGCTGCTACCAACTGGATCAGGGGTACCTTAaagtggaggaaaaacaaaacttctTGAAACGATTATTGATATTAATCGCATAATGCTGGCCACGTTTCAGAAAGTGTGGGAGTAATCACAGTCATGAATGAGCTGTAACCGGTGACGACACGGAGTCGACGTGTTGCAAGTGAGCCACGAGAAACGGGCTAACTCTAGCTGCGTTAGCAAGATAGTTAGCAAGTTAGGCTAAGTTACAAACTGCTTTCTAGCTTTAGTGTTACCTTACCGTCGGAAGGAGGCATTCCGGCAGCGCTGCTTTGAAGGGAGGTAGGCACGAACGCCGGGGCGTTGAGGTTGGGGACAAACGGCTTGGCGTTGACGTTGAGTGCGGCGAAGGCGCACGGGAGAGCCGCCGAGGTGGCCGGGGCCTCGGCGTCTTCTTCCAGCTCCCACGAATCCGGAGCTGTGTCTCTCgggtccatctctcctttttttaaGAGAGTTGAGCAATAACCTTTGCCGGTTGAGCTGGGAgatgttttgttgttctactaaAAAAACGCGGTTAGTTACGAGTAGGTTTAAACACTTGACAGCGCTGTTGGTGAACTTCCCATTGCTATGCTGCTTTGACAGGCATATGGAGCGCGCAGCTGACGAGGAGTTACGTTTAGTCGATGTAAGTCTTGTGGCTACCGCTAGAGGTCACCACCGGTCCTCTGCTGGTCGTGATGTCCGGTTTACGACGGAACTCAGCGCCGTACGGCGGTTACGTAACCCGAATGCGTATGTAGGTCGAGTCAAATTGTGTCACATTGAAGACTATCTCAGTTTTATTGTGTAAAATCATTGACAAGGTGACAGATTGAATAAATACACTGGAACATGGAACAAAATTATGAAGTAGTCGTCAAAAATAAATTTTGGAACAGCTAACTTTGCAAACGATGAAATATTTATCTGTTTGTCCAGGGgtgggaaattatttttttgcatagggccacatgagaaccagaaaatattatggagggccggatcaaaagggtgaactaagttcgacataatattaattggatttctttatttaaaggcagtatttagcatttttggcacgtttttcagactttaagagtacattattccatcgtatcgaacgggatttgcttgatttggcgctactgcgggcttccgtaccGCCTCCCCGTtactccctatgctctgcaacttcaagtaactgtgccacctggcgttgaaatgccatTACAAACTATGCAGATTAAAATATACGGTAGCAGCGATAGCATCCACACTCCTATGAAAGAAACGCAGTGCCGGTTCAGACCTTCAGAGATTTTTTTCAGCCTGGAGAGCATCTGGGCCAGTTTCTGCCGCCTCTCTGCCAATTGACCTGGGCCTGGGAAGTAATCTCTGAACAGAGCCACGATGGTGTCAATAATCTAAAGAGCACACATATGAGAAACCTCAACTGGATGAATCACATCATGAAAATTTAAAGCCCAGCACTCATAGTTGCTCCTCACCAAAAGCTTGAAGGCCCCTCTTTCCTCATAAAATTTGGCTGCCACAAAGCCCAATAGCTCTATCTGATGTTCACCTGAAGGAAGAGCAAAAAAAGGACTCCTGTTACTATCAACAAGAGGCATCGAAAATCAGTGTACAGTATCAGAAAATCCCTTAAACGTGGGCCTTATCACTCACTAGTTCGCCTCATGCAGCAGAACCCCCAAAGTTGAGCACCACAAAAGTGGCCGATTATTTGGAGCTCAGACTGTCATGAAAGGGAGATATCTGTAAATCTATTACTTGTCCCTTGATGTGAATGTGAGGATGAATTCTTGCCTTTATGTGCCCATGGAAGGATGTAATCTTGTAATACAGACTGACATTGTTTGCAAATTTTTCCAAAATTCGATCAAAGTAATTAATTCAAATACCCATTCGTCATGGACAACATTTATATTTTGATGTATATTCTTACTCGTACAGGCTTGAGGATGTAGAACATTAAGGACGGCATCGTGGTCCATATTAAACCTCGCAGCAATGTCTCTCACTCTATTGGGGCAACTGCAATCGACATTCATTAAgggcaattgaaaaaaaaaagagagggaagcaaaaaacacaaaatgtgaacaaaattgTCAAGGCAACACCCAGCAAGCAGAGCCTCATTAAGATCTCAGAAGCTTCCAAGACATGTTTATTTCCTTTCAACAAAAATGTAATAATGTCAACACATGACTCAGACCAGCATACATATCTTACTCTTACATGCGGAGGAATGATTCAGATCATGGAAGCCATTTCAGAACACAGACAGCTTACTCGGTGTGTAACCTTTAACTGCCCCTTCCTTCACTTTAGCCCATTTTCCTCATTTCCCTTAACACTCAAGTCAGGATGAAAAACGCATTtatacatatattaaaaaaaaagatggaagcaGTGCTCCTGAAAATCAGTCTCTGCATGTTGTTGGAGGAAGGAGAGACAGTGAAACACATATGTGAAGACCTGTGTGAAGCTtaggcctttttaaaaatttgtttgtTGCAGCAGTTCTTTGCATTTCTGCACAGTCTCTATGTCTCCCCTTGCGGCCACAAGCCCAGCATTATTGTGACAGCACATCCAAGCTTGAAGTGGGCAACGCATGGTCCTCAGATCTTTCCCGGGGCTGAAGGCATCATGCCTGGCATCCCACCAGAGATTCCGGTGTTGGGCCCCAACAAGATCTAAGGAGAAAAATGTTACATGTTAATCGGGTACCATCCATTTCGGTTagactcttaaaaaaaacatgaggtgGTAACAACATATGGATTTTATTCATGGGTCCCCAAAATGTGGCATACTGAATTAGTTAGCAGTACTTCATTGGTGCCACCAGATGGGGTTATTTTTCTTACCAATTGTCACACGCACAATCACACCGTTTTGGGGGTGGGAGTCTGCCTTGTGCAAATGCCAGGAACCAATTTCATGACCATGACAACCGGAAGGTCGACCAAGCGAATGAATGCTCAGTTTTGCCAATTTAGCAGGTTTGCCACCATATTTAGCAACATCTCTGACAACTAGTCCAAATTAAAAGGTATGATTATGTTATTGAAGCTTTCTAGAGACTGTGAGACTTCCTCCTCGCGGTTTAGGAAGACATTGGTGTCCACACCGCAAATGAATAGAGCATGCGTAAAGCCACTGCCGGCTAACTTAACCATATACACTCCACTTCCCCATCACGCAAGTGCCCATACTGATTCCAATGTATTTTCACTCAAGGCGACAACATTTTATTATGGGGAAGAAAAGCAGATGGCTTTCACACATATTTACACATTTTCAGCTCTGGGTAACGATTAAAATAATCCCATATATTGTCATGTTTAAATGGTTGTTTGCGATGTACAAATCACCTGTCTCTGCTGCTGTAACTGCTGCTGCTCCAGCTGTAGCCGCTCTGTTTCAAACACCACAGGCAACACCAGGATCATGAAGGAAGTTGTTCCCACCCAGAGGGCCGAGCGAGAAAAACTTGAATAGAGCATGATGGAAAGCATCAGAACCCATGGCATTTgaacgtgaaaaaaaatgaacaatgatGCAAGGATAAACCCGACGACTGTCGATGGGCTTGACTACAAAAATGGAAGCAAATATACCTGTAAAACTTCTTGGCCAGTGAGACCGAACACTGTGCTGAGAACTCAGCAGCTGTGCGGACGGTGTCAGGAAACATCTCTGTCAGGCCCCACAACCTCTCTACCAGGGTCTCATCAagctgaaagaaaaacacacccaACAGAGTCACATATTACCTCACCCAAGTCTTATTTCCGTTTTATTTGATGTGTAACAAAATATCCTAAAATACTCATTAATTGGACTTCACTTGGCCCAAGAATGATTGCTGTCGATTCTTCATTCATTTAACTAAGCCTCAGACGGATAATGGCAAGTAGAAAAATTGTGTGCTCTCCCATTAGATGGCAATTAACGTGTTCATCCTCTTTCCATGACATTTTAATCGGTGGTGTGACGTAGGGTTTTTTGGTCATTAAGAAATATCGTTTATGCCTTGGTTGAGTAAAGTTTAGGAACGTAGCTTAGTCTGATTCTCAAGAAGTGAGCTAGCTACTTAGCTTGACTGCAGAGTTACTCCTGCTTTAGATCAAAACtccaaacaaataaatgcaactTTGTTTCATAAATAAGTTAAACATGAAACAGAGTGATTGGGAACCcacatcatcgtcatcgtcgtcgtcgatTTCGTCCTCAGGTGGCCGGGTAGCCACCGGGCCCGCAGCCGGGGAAAGCTCCTCGATTCCGGCCATGTGTTCGCTCTTCTGTCACGCTACAAAAATGTCTCGTCGGTCAAGCAGCGCGCAATGCAACCGAGCTCGACAAACAACACAACGATGTCGATTGTTCAATAACAAATTGTAACAGCTAATGCTACAACTAATGCTAGCAAACGTGCATCTATGAGACTCTGAGGTCACCTGTGGAacgcatgcgtgtgtgcacgtCATTTTCGCTGACGTCAGCTGACAAGGTCATTTGGTACGTCGGCCAAATAAAGCAGCGCTCTCTAGCGTCTGGGTGACTTAATGCAACCACTGATGATGTTTTGAACTGACCAAAAATAACTTGTTTTCGCTAAACCAGTTCCCTTATGGAACATCGGCTGTGCATGGATCCAAAACACGTTAAAGCATTTAGCTCTATCCTGAGTGTAAACAGTACCCTGACCAAGGTACACGGTGTGAATATGTCGCATTGTACTCAATAGGAACACATTTTTAGACAAAGTATACAGTATAATAGTATCTTAGGCCGTGTCGACCCAATACGGTTACGACACTCTTTGATGTTTAACTACACGATACTCCACACTGAGAATTTAAACATGATCATTAAAGTCATGTAATACATGTTCCATTAATGTAGCCATTTCCCCTaaaattgtttgtttaaaatagatttgttgttgtgttcttAGAACATTTGTTAAAATTAACACGATGAAAGCgtgagtaaaaataaaacattatgtACTGTGCATATCTATTTTACTAAGCTTTTGTCATCATGTCATCATTTCAAACGTGGTTCTAAACTAAACAATAAAGTGTTTATTTTACCATTGCtatattttagtttattttaaaaatattttgtaattaaTATTTAAGGATCCTATTTATTATTGAtgcattaattttatttcatgaattgttcattttaattagattttttttaacataaaaaatatacaaataaaataatgcgcGTTTTTTTACTAATATtggaaaatgtattattcaaaACCAATGAAAACATGAGTACAATAAAGCATTCTTGTTttcgcattcatttcattttaaaataagttAAATCAACAATATGAAATTTATCTCTCATATCCTATTTCAATATttagaaataaatgtttttcaaataattACTCGCGCCAAATCAATGAACCGATTGTTTGAATTAAactaaaaatagaataaaaaacgACCTTTTAGTTAATTTTAGGGGGGAAACGAATGACCTGGTTTATCTCTCTGTCTGTTTGAAAAATTTCAAAAGTTTGCAAAGCGTGGCACGACTCCTTGACATGACCAAAACGATAACAAGCTGTAAAATATGAACTTGACAAAGTTACGCAACATTTACTTAACCTCTCACACTTGTCTGATGTTGAAAGCATGTTTGACTTTTCTACGTTCACGTAAATAGCCAGTGTTTTTATTCCTGTTTTTAAGAGGGATGCAGGGATTCCTTGTTTACATCCTCGCAGAGTACGCGGAGGGGCGGACGTAACTCCGCCCTCATTCTTTGACCCTGACGTCATtgtcgcttgttttttttcttctctttttttatgaatgaaagaatCCCACCTCAGAGAGCAGCGAAGTCATTCCGGGAAAAGGCGGACTGACATTTTGTCGCTTCGAGGCAGTGGTGAAATTGTCACATTTCAGAACTACGCAGCCACTGAATAGTTTTTTTGCGAGTCGATCCCAACAAGAACTTAACCCCGGAGGAAGCGTAATCATCGGGAATTCGCTAAACAACCCAAGGACAAGTGAGTGGGCAGCTGTTTACTTTAATCTTTCGTAGCCGACACCACTGATGCTAAAGATGCTAATAGCTCGAATTACTAGCACGTTCAAAACAGCGTGGGTGATGTATATTCTCTGTcgctaataataatattaaatcgCGCTATTAGCCGAACAATTTGGATTTCGTAATGGGTGTAATTACTCGCTTCAGCATATGTAATAACATCACCGTTTTACAGTCATGCTAAAATGGATGTCGAATACATCTCCTCTGGCTGTTTACTACCCTAAACTGGCCAGCTCGTCTGCCATACAGAAGGAAgtggaaatgaaaatattttctattGAATCGTTTATATACGAGGCATTGCTAGCGTTTTAAAATAGTGTCGCTGTTGCGTGGCGACGTTGCGTTCGCTTGTTGCTCTCGGGTTCGGTAAACTTACATGTAAAACCTAACAGCTCTCTTCTTAGGTGGTATTTTTAGCCGAGCATATGCGCGGATATCCCGTAGTCTTGTGACAAATATAGCAACGGATCACGGTCTAGTTTTGCTTGGATTGTTGACTGGTCGAGGCCGGTTTAGCTTTTAGCGGGGCGATTGGTGTATTGCTGAATCACCATGACTTTACGAAACGACAGTTTACAGTCCACACCGGCTGTTGGGACGCCTTATGCGGTTGCGGCCACTTCATGCCCCACGCTTTTCGGGAAATTCCAGCAACTGTATGCAAAATTACAGAGCGTTGCGGGTTTCATATTATAAACAGTAGTCGTTCCTTATGTTGGAAGCCCACACGTGCTCTGAGCTCGTCCACCGTTGAGGGAAATGGCCTTAAGCCGAATTGACTGAATTTCTGCCTCCAAGTAGTGTTCGCTAATGTACTTGGAATGTGGTGTAAAACGACACCAAACGCCAGCAGGTTAGTTCAGGTAAACACCAAATGAGCGACGAGATCTttcataaagaaagaaagaaaatgaaagtgaatAAAAGAATCAAATAAATCATTATCATACTTGCTGGAGAAAGTACAGGGTGTCCATTCAGACCTTTCACAATGTGATTCATTACAAAAGCAAACGAATAGTGTAGAATAAACCGAGACAGACACTGCCCTTGTCTCTATAAATTTCTTGTGCACTGCATGAATTATGTAGATTGGATGTCTTCTATATTTAATCCTGTAGTTTCGCAGCGTTTACATACCAAATTAGGTTTGGTGGCCTTTACTTGAGCCTTTTAGATTTCATGTCCATCCGAACCTATTGGATTGCCAGGAACACACAAATGTAATATGATTAAAAACTTATAATGATAATCGCTGAGTATATTGAATCCGTACAACAAGGTGCGTCAGAAAAGTTCAGGATATTTCAATTCCAAAACTACAACTACCGCACTCTTCAAGCCTTCTGTCCCTAATGCCCTCCTGGGGAGATCTGCCGCAGCTCCGTTCTCACGGGCCTCATGATGTCATTAACATTTTCAAAACGGACACCATTGAAGACCTCCTGTATCTTAAAAAAcaaggggggctggggggtcaGACACAGTGTGGGCGAGTGGGGAGATTACTGCAGCACGGTGATTTTCCTTTCtgccaggaactgtcagatgctcggGGCATTGTGAGCAGCCACGAGGCACAATCCCAGaatttttctgacacaccttGTTGAACAAATCTAATTGAGATACCTCATCGCGTACTTTATGAGGATCGAAGTGCTTACTGAGGTGAAATAACGGAAGGTCAACATCAAGGAAGTGTGCGCTGACAATTCTTTCACACGAAGCACACTTCCTTCTCTGCTCAacatgagagagaaaaaaaattaaccgcCTCACACAATGAAAGGTATTGTCGCCATGCCGCAGACACTGTTGTGTCGCCATGCTGCAGACACCGTTGCCACTATAGGCCTGCGTGCTTTTTCTAGCCCCGGCATAAAACCCCTCGTTAAAGTCATCGTGACAGTGACCCGACATAACCAGCAAGCCGACCCCCACCCGAAAACAACTGACCTTAAGAGGAATGTAGGAAGTCACACACGGCCTGTGTGGACTTAATGTTAGATAAGACGATAACGTTTCTAAATAGAGCTGCTCAAAGACGCCGCGAGGTTAAACAAACCCTTCTGCTAATGTAAGCATGAGTTCCATGTTACCCAAATGCCCATACTTAGTTTGAGTTTGGCTTATTCTATTTTGGTTAACGCAACAAAGTGGTAGCATTTGTCCCGTCATCATTCGGAAATATTTGTGGTGTGAAATCTGTCAAGACTGTActaattttcattttgtttaataAGTCTTAAATGACTCTGTGGTTTAATGTTTGATTTCACACTTCTTATAGCGGTGCGTTGAGTTTAATTTGATCTGTCATtttcttctggaaaaaaaaacaacagtattGTACAATACACACTTTTTGCATCACGATTTCGTGCTGCAGTGATCACTGCAATtatgccacaagagggcagcataATACAGACATAAATAATTCACTTCGGAGTTTTACACCTAATTGACTCGGTAAGCTGCATTtcgttttgcagaggataaagaatatagcccgagaattttttttatattgtctgtctacatgtgttgccgcACCATTTGTGCTCAAATATCTGTTGCCTAAAGCGTCTTAACTTCCGCAACACTGGTGTTAGTGTCGTGAGCCAGTTTGTGTCATTTTGCATTATGCATTAGCAATTAGCATTAGACCGTTTGGGTCGCGGCTAAGCTGGAGAATTCCAGCTGACTCTGGCGTAGGAGCAGAGGAGACACCAAACTGGATACCAGCCAATCATAGTGCACAAAtcgaaaagcaaaacaattaaTCGTCACATTCACTCTTTTTAAGAGtcttcgggggggtgggggggggggagctcacATGATTCCCGGACGTCAGAATGCTGAGGCAGACGTGCCAAATACTCGTGCCACCATAATGCTCTGCAAACACATGGCCCATAAAGGAATAAAGATCAGTTGGCAGAGAAGCAAGGATGTCAAGTCATCTACGATTAAACACAGCGCACTGTTGGGATTACAATATACaaccaaaatgttttccttggaaatgtattcatttattctcaacagttttgcatttttctttctcaatCTCTTGACATATATATTTGTCAGCACACTTACGTGCTGTTGATGTCGTGTTTTGTAAGGGCTACGCAATTGTGGTGTTAAGTGCaagaaaaaatcattttcatcctGATGTTGAATTGAAACGTACCACAGCGAAATCACATTTTACTGCAGCGGCAGGCGCCAAGCGTACGCTTTTGGACAGTTGGTAGTGTGTTGACAGGAGGAAGTGTTGCTTAGGACACCTGCTTTGAGCAAGCAAAAGGCCAAAAAGCCATGGTAACTTCCCCCTTGCCGCACTAAACAGCCAACAAAGGGGCCTGtcactttctcacacacacgcgcgcacacacacacacaccctctgaTATCAAACCACGGAATTAGACAAGAGCGCGCGTGGAGGGAGGAATGAGAGCTGTGCGCCTTTCTTCTCCTTTTCTCTGACTTGCATGACCGGCGATCTTGTGAGCGGACGTAAATGTCAGGCTAGATATGAACCAAAACGGCGTGATGCTCTGACTCGCATGTGATCACTTacttaaaaacagaaaacaaacacaaaaaaaaccccctccACTcattcacacgcgcacacacacacatttttttctgaatgctgTTTGTTTCTTCTCAGAGAATCTGTGCTGACTGGttcttgggggcgggggggtaaccCGAGGAGAGTGGGATCATGACGACAGAAAGAAACAGCAAAGCCCTGAAGGTAACACGCGCAAGCATGAAACGGTTTGAGCGCATTCTATTTTGAttttaccccccctccccaaccaaaTGCAAAATCAGGGATTTTGAGTAAGGCCGAccaatctggattttttttaaagtccggtGCCGATTCAGATAATTGGCAGAAATACAATTTCGACAACCTGTTAATGGTCCGATCGATTTAAAAAGTATAGAAAGTGAATAATTTCCTTTTGCGTCAACTTCACTCTTGTACACGTCTGAATTGCGGGGAAAGCATTTGACCGTTTTCcaatattttgtctttcttgtatttgtttaactttaaaTAGAGAGAAAAATCAGATGAATGattgagaatttttttggggtgggggtgcgctAGGGTGTTGAATGTTAATTATCTTTGTCTAATGATGTAATGTGTTAACGtgtaaaaaaaagggacaataTGGGGGCAATTTTACAAAAGCTATTTATGAAACCTTACTGTTGGTGCGCACATTGCAGTGCTTTGAACTCTGGAAACTGCGAACAAAATCTCTTTTCAAAAATCAGccgaataaacaataaaaacaattgaatCCTTCAGCACAATACAG
It includes:
- the dmc1 gene encoding meiotic recombination protein DMC1/LIM15 homolog — translated: MNVDCSCPNRVRDIAARFNMDHDAVLNVLHPQACTSEHQIELLGFVAAKFYEERGAFKLLIIDTIVALFRDYFPGPGQLAERRQKLAQMLSRLKKISEGLNRHCVSFIGVWMLSLLPYILICIVCNGISTPGGTVT
- the tomm22 gene encoding mitochondrial import receptor subunit TOM22 homolog — encoded protein: MAGIEELSPAAGPVATRPPEDEIDDDDDDDLDETLVERLWGLTEMFPDTVRTAAEFSAQCSVSLAKKFYSFSRSALWVGTTSFMILVLPVVFETERLQLEQQQLQQQRQILLGPNTGISGGMPGMMPSAPGKI